In Pararhizobium sp. A13, the genomic stretch AGTCCGCACGTTCCCCGGTGTTGTCTTCGATAGCCAATTCAAACTCCTGCGTGGATGCGAGCGCTTGCGCTGCAGGTTGCCGGACAAACACCCGGATGGTCTTCAGCCGGTCAGGCTCAAGATTGATGTCGAACGAGAGCCCCTCCGACCGGTCGCTGCCCAGCACCGACATCGATGCAGCCGGCAGATCACCCGCCAGGGAGAGCTTCACGCTGCGCTGCCGCGGCACCATATTGAGCAGCTTCAGCGTATAGCCGTTGCGAATGGAGCCATCGGACAACACGACGAACTGCGGATTGCGATCATGCAGGACGTTGAGCTCCAGCCGGTCGCGCGTGAGCAGCGCGTAGATCATGAGCACGCCTGCAGCACTCCAGACGCAGAGATAAATGAGGGTGCGCGGCTGCAAAAGCTTTCGTAGGTTCATATGCGCCACTTTGCCCGAGAGGCGGCCGTCCGGTTCCCGAACACGGACGGGATTGACCGGAGACGTTCCCCCGGCGGTTGCGAGCGCCATATTGGCATTGTAGTCATTAAGCGTCGTGTAGGAGATCAGTCCGCGCTCCTTGCCGAGCTTGTCCATCACGCCGTCGCAGGCGTCGACGCACAGGGCGCAGGTGATGCATTCGAGTTGCTGGCCTTCGCGAATATCAATGCCCATCGGACAGACCGCGACGCAGGCATTGCAATCAACGCAGTCGCCGATGCTTTCGCCGGCCGCTGCCATCTTCTTGGTGTGACGCGACCGCGGCTCGCCCCGCCAGTCATTGTAAGTGACTGTCAGAGAGTTTTCGTCGAGCATGGCCGCTTGAATACGCGGCCATGGGCACATGTAGGTGCATACCTGCTCGCGCATGAGCCCGCCGAAGACATAAGTGGTCGCGGTGAGGATCGCGACAGTGATATAGGCGGCGGGCACCGCCTGTCCGGCGACGAAATGGGCGACCAGTTGCGGCGCATCGGCGAAATAGAAGATCCATGCACCTCCAGTCGCCACCGCGATGCAGAGCCAGACGGTGTGCTTGAGGACGCGGACGGCCATCTTGCGCGGCGACCACGGAGCCGCATCGAGCTTGATCCGTGCGTTGCGATCCCCCTCGACGGCCCGCTCGACCACCAGGAACAGATCGACCCAGACGGTTTGCGGGCAAGCATAGCCGCACCAGGCGCGGCCAACCGTCGACGTGACGAGAAACAATCCTATGCCCGCCATGACCAGCAGGCCGGCCACGAAGAAGAATTCCTGCGGCCATATCTCGATGAAGAAGAAATAGAAGCGGCGGTTCGCCAGGTCAACCAGCACTGCCTGATCCGGTGCGAACGGACCGCGGTCCCAGCGCAACCATGGCGTCAGATAGTAAATGCCGAGCGTGATCGCCATGACGATCCATTTGAACCGACGAAAATCGCCCGAGGCGCGTTTGGGGAAGATCTTGCGGCGCGCTGCATAGAGGGGCTGGCGAATCCTGGCTGAATTTACGGCGTCCGCTTCCAGCTGAACGACTTCGCTTTGATCCTGCATCGGGGCACCAGTTTCCAAATAAGAGTTTGCGTCACCGACGCTCGCCGAGTGGACGTCATCAACTGACACGCCCACCATGCGGACCCGATGTCCGGCGCGCCTTGATCAAAATCAAAGCGCGCCGGACAGTTCGTCACTCGCCACCCCCGAGCGAGTGGACGAAAACGGCAAGTTCCTTGATGGTCGTCTCGCCGAGGCGATCGCCCCATGCGGGCATGACGCCCATTTTCGGAGCCTTCACCTGCGCGGCAATCGCTGCCTCGCCCGAACCGTTCAACCAGATGGCATCGGTGAGGTCGGGCGCGCCGAGCTCGCGATTGCCCTTCGCCTTTTCGCCATGGCAGGCGGCGCAGTTTTCCGCGAAAATCGCCGCGCCCGGGGCGAGACTGCTCTGCTCGGCTACCGGACCGGAGAGGCTCGCGACGAAGGCGCTGACCTGCAGGATCTGTTGGCGGTCAAGGACATCCACGAAGGCGGGCATCACGGAATCGCGCGCTTGGCCGTCACTTGCAAAGCGGATGCCATGGTTGATCGTCTGCTGGATCGCATCCGGTTTGCCGCCCCACAGCCAGTCGTCATCGTTCAGGTTCGGATAGCCGGACGAGCCCTGCGCACCCGACCCATGGCACTGGACACAGTTCACCTTGAACGCGGCCCCCCCGGCGGAGACGGCGATCGCGCGCAGCGTCTCGTCGCCGAGGATGTCGTCGATCGTCTTGCCCTTGATCATGTCGACATAGGTGCCCTTAAGGGCATCCGCAGCGGCGATGTCCCGGGATACCTCGGCGCGGCTCGAATAGCCGAAAAGTCCTTTCGTCGAGGACGTGAGAAGCGGCCAGGCGGGATAGGCGATAGTATAGGCGAGCGCCCAGAAAATCGTCAGATAGAACGTCCAGAGCCACCAGCGCGGCAACGGATTGTTCAGCTCGCGTATGCCATCCCACTCATGTCCCGTGGTTGAAACGCCGGAAACCTTATCGATATGCTTGTCGGTCATGTCAGTCATCCTTCAGGGGGATGCGGGAGGCCTCGTCGCTGAGCGCCTTGCTGCCGGGGCGGAAGGCGAAGATCGAAGCGCCGATGAAGAACATGAGCATTGCAAGGAGGCCCCAACTGTCCGCAAATGTCCGCATTATGTGATAGTCCATTGCTGCCCCCTTAGCGGTCTCCGCCGGTTTCGACATAGGTTTTGAAATCGACGAGCGTGCCCAGCATTTGCAGATAGGCGATCAACGCGTCCATCTCTGTCAGCTGCTGCGGGTCGCCGTCGAAATCGCCGACCTTGGCTTTCGGGTAACGGGCTTCGAGCCCGGACGTGTCGGCGTTTGGATCAGCCTGCGCCCTGACATCCGCATCGGCATTGTCGATCATCTCCTGGGTGTAGGGCACAGTCACCGCAGCATTGGCTTTGAGATGCGAGGCCAGATCTTTGGCATCGAGTGGCGTGGTCTTCAGGAAGGCGTAGCTCGGCATGATCGATTCCGGCACAACGGCGCTCGGTTCGATCAGATGCTGGGCATGCCACTCGTTGGAGTAGCGGTCGCCGACACGGGCAAGATCCGGTCCGGTTCGCTTGGAACCCCACTGAAAGGGGTGATCGTACATGGACTCCGCCGCCAGGCTGTAGTGGCCGTAGCGTTCCACCTCGTCGCGAAAGGGCCGGATCATCTGGCTATGACAGACATAGCAGCCCTCGCGGACGTAGATGTTGCGTCCGGCAAGCTCCAGTGGCGAATAGGGCCGCATCCCCTCCGCCTTCTCGATGGTGTTCTGCAAGTAGAACAGCGGAGCTATCTCGACGATGCCGCCGATCGTGACGACCAGGAGAGAACCGACCAGAAGCAGGGTGGCGTTGCGTTCGATGATCGCGTGTTTGTCCATCAATGACATGGAAAGTCCCCTATTCTGCTGGCTGCATGACGGTAGGCGCACCGCCGATGGCCTCTTCGTCGCGTTGATAACCGAGGATCGTCATGGTCATGTTCCACGCCATGATCAGTGCTCCTAGTAGGTAGAGCCCGCCACCGAGAGCGCGGATCAGGTAGTAAGGATGCAGCGCTGCAACGCTTTCGACGAAGGAATAGACCAGGAAGCCCTGCTCATCGTGCTCGCGCCACATCAGCCCCTGCTGGATGCCGGCCACCCACATTACCGCCGCATAGATGACGATGCCGAGCGTGGCGCACCAGAAATGCCAGCTGACCATCCGCATCGAGTAGAGCCGCTCGCGGTTCCACAGCTTCGGCACCATGTAGTAGAGCGCGGCAAAGGCGATCAGTCCGTTCCAACCGAGCGCCCCGGAATGCACGTGGCCGATGGTCCAGTCGGTATAGTGGGAGAGCGAATTGACGGTCTTGATCGACATCATCGGCCCTTCGAAGGTCGACATGCCGTAGAAGGCGATGGCGGCGACCATCATGCGAATGATCGGGTCGGTGCGCAGCTTGTCCCAGGCGCCCGACAGCGTCATCAGGCCGTTGATCATCCCGCCCCAGGACGGCATCCACAGCATGATCGAGAACACCATGCCGAGTGTCTGCGCCCAGTCCGGCAGGGCGGTAAAGTGGAGATGGTGCGGCCCGGCCCAGATATAGAGGAAGATCAGCGCCCAGAAATGGATGATAGAGAGGCGGTAGGAATAGACCGGGCGGTTGGCCTGCTTAGGCACGAAATAATACATCATGCCGAGAAAGCCCGCGGTCAGGAAGAAGCCCACGGCATTGTGCCCGTACCACCATTGCGTCAGCGCA encodes the following:
- the ccoG gene encoding cytochrome c oxidase accessory protein CcoG, translated to MQDQSEVVQLEADAVNSARIRQPLYAARRKIFPKRASGDFRRFKWIVMAITLGIYYLTPWLRWDRGPFAPDQAVLVDLANRRFYFFFIEIWPQEFFFVAGLLVMAGIGLFLVTSTVGRAWCGYACPQTVWVDLFLVVERAVEGDRNARIKLDAAPWSPRKMAVRVLKHTVWLCIAVATGGAWIFYFADAPQLVAHFVAGQAVPAAYITVAILTATTYVFGGLMREQVCTYMCPWPRIQAAMLDENSLTVTYNDWRGEPRSRHTKKMAAAGESIGDCVDCNACVAVCPMGIDIREGQQLECITCALCVDACDGVMDKLGKERGLISYTTLNDYNANMALATAGGTSPVNPVRVREPDGRLSGKVAHMNLRKLLQPRTLIYLCVWSAAGVLMIYALLTRDRLELNVLHDRNPQFVVLSDGSIRNGYTLKLLNMVPRQRSVKLSLAGDLPAASMSVLGSDRSEGLSFDINLEPDRLKTIRVFVRQPAAQALASTQEFELAIEDNTGERADYKATFNAPEKAR
- the ccoP gene encoding cytochrome-c oxidase, cbb3-type subunit III, whose product is MTDKHIDKVSGVSTTGHEWDGIRELNNPLPRWWLWTFYLTIFWALAYTIAYPAWPLLTSSTKGLFGYSSRAEVSRDIAAADALKGTYVDMIKGKTIDDILGDETLRAIAVSAGGAAFKVNCVQCHGSGAQGSSGYPNLNDDDWLWGGKPDAIQQTINHGIRFASDGQARDSVMPAFVDVLDRQQILQVSAFVASLSGPVAEQSSLAPGAAIFAENCAACHGEKAKGNRELGAPDLTDAIWLNGSGEAAIAAQVKAPKMGVMPAWGDRLGETTIKELAVFVHSLGGGE
- a CDS encoding cbb3-type cytochrome c oxidase subunit 3, with product MDYHIMRTFADSWGLLAMLMFFIGASIFAFRPGSKALSDEASRIPLKDD
- the ccoO gene encoding cytochrome-c oxidase, cbb3-type subunit II; this translates as MSLMDKHAIIERNATLLLVGSLLVVTIGGIVEIAPLFYLQNTIEKAEGMRPYSPLELAGRNIYVREGCYVCHSQMIRPFRDEVERYGHYSLAAESMYDHPFQWGSKRTGPDLARVGDRYSNEWHAQHLIEPSAVVPESIMPSYAFLKTTPLDAKDLASHLKANAAVTVPYTQEMIDNADADVRAQADPNADTSGLEARYPKAKVGDFDGDPQQLTEMDALIAYLQMLGTLVDFKTYVETGGDR
- the ccoN gene encoding cytochrome-c oxidase, cbb3-type subunit I → MKHGSAIIGLSTATFLALLAAGFAYDAAFASHMWVLFFVLLISVVVLLRSTNFKPAPVVNPSAYMDEPVRYGAIATMLWAVVGLLVGVVVALQLAYPDLNIEPWFNFGRMRPLHTSAVIFAFCGNALLTTSFYVVQRTTRARLFGGDLVWFVFWGYQLFIVMAATGYLLGISESREYAEPEWYVDLWLTVVWVAYLVVFLGTILKRKEPHIYVANWFYLSFIVTVAMLHVVNNLSMPVSLLGSKSYSAFSGVQDALTQWWYGHNAVGFFLTAGFLGMMYYFVPKQANRPVYSYRLSIIHFWALIFLYIWAGPHHLHFTALPDWAQTLGMVFSIMLWMPSWGGMINGLMTLSGAWDKLRTDPIIRMMVAAIAFYGMSTFEGPMMSIKTVNSLSHYTDWTIGHVHSGALGWNGLIAFAALYYMVPKLWNRERLYSMRMVSWHFWCATLGIVIYAAVMWVAGIQQGLMWREHDEQGFLVYSFVESVAALHPYYLIRALGGGLYLLGALIMAWNMTMTILGYQRDEEAIGGAPTVMQPAE